A genomic region of Zea mays cultivar B73 chromosome 6, Zm-B73-REFERENCE-NAM-5.0, whole genome shotgun sequence contains the following coding sequences:
- the LOC100216935 gene encoding uncharacterized protein LOC100216935 has protein sequence MDIESVRCACCSLREDCTQEYIDNVKGSFGGRWLCGLCSEAVRDELSKHRTGQGRVEEAVKAHMEFCRMTLSSPAVRVADGMKEMLRRRSGDKRRPATPSKAHPA, from the coding sequence ATGGACATCGAGTCGGTGAGGTGCGCCTGCTGTAGCCTCAGAGAGGACTGCACCCAGGAATACATAGACAATGTCAAGGGCAGCTTTGGGGGGAGATGGCTCTGTGGCTTGTGCTCCGAGGCTGTAAGGGATGAGCTCAGCAAACACAGGACCGGCCAGGGTAGAGTTGAAGAGGCTGTCAAGGCTCACATGGAATTCTGCAGGATGACGCTGTCAAGCCCAGCTGTCCGGGTAGCCGATGGCATGAAGGAGATGCTCAGGAGGAGGTCAGGGGACAAGAGGAGGCCAGCAACGCCATCAAAAGCACACCCAGCATAG
- the LOC100274237 gene encoding single-stranded DNA-binding protein, mitochondrial isoform X1 has protein sequence MTGVSTGLLTGLRRVMEQQRISTAFCRQSRVSSSTVSFSDLDEKGDMEYDDNSPNSKRELRPQGVDPNKGWEFRGVHRAIICGKVGQVPVQKILRNGHTVTVFTVGTGGMFDQRVIGPKDLPKPAQWHRIAVHNDYLSAYAVQKLVKNSAVYVEGDIETRVYNDSVNDQVKNIPEICVRRDGKIQLVKSGDSAANISLDELREGLF, from the exons ATGACTGGTGTCAGCACTGGATTGTTGACGGGCTTGAGGAGGGTCATGGAACAGCAAAGGATTTCAACCG CTTTCTGCAGACAATCACGAGTTTCGAGCTCTACTGTTTCTTTCTCTGACCTCGATGAGAAGGGTGACATGGAATATGATGATAACTCTCCAAATTCAAAGAGGGAGTTACGACCCCAAGGTGTAGATCCCAATAAGGGCTGGGAATTCCGTGGTGTGCACAGG GCCATCATCTGTGGCAAAGTTGGACAAGTCCCTGTGCAAAAAATTTTAAGGAATGGGCATACAGTAACCGTTTTTACTGTTGGAACTGGTGGCATGTTTGACCAGAGGGTAATTGGGCCTAAGGATTTGCCAAAGCCAGCTCAGTGGCACCGCATAGCTGTCCATAATGACTACTTAAGTGCTTATGCTGTTCAGAAGCTGGTGAAGAA TTCTGCTGTCTATGTTGAGGGTGATATTGAAACCAGGGTCTACAATGACAGTGTTAATGATCAAGTCAAAAACATACCTGAGATATGTGTTCGACGTGATG GCAAGATTCAATTGGTTAAATCTGGGGACAGTGCTGCTAACATATCATTAGATGAACTAA GAGAAGGACTGTTCTAG
- the LOC100274237 gene encoding single-stranded DNA-binding protein, mitochondrial isoform X2, with protein sequence MTGVSTGLLTGLRRVMEQQRISTAFCRQSRVSSSTVSFSDLDEKGDMEYDDNSPNSKRELRPQGVDPNKGWEFRGVHRAIICGKVGQVPVQKILRNGHTVTVFTVGTGGMFDQRVIGPKDLPKPAQWHRIAVHNDYLSAYAVQKLVKNVNDQVKNIPEICVRRDGKIQLVKSGDSAANISLDELREGLF encoded by the exons ATGACTGGTGTCAGCACTGGATTGTTGACGGGCTTGAGGAGGGTCATGGAACAGCAAAGGATTTCAACCG CTTTCTGCAGACAATCACGAGTTTCGAGCTCTACTGTTTCTTTCTCTGACCTCGATGAGAAGGGTGACATGGAATATGATGATAACTCTCCAAATTCAAAGAGGGAGTTACGACCCCAAGGTGTAGATCCCAATAAGGGCTGGGAATTCCGTGGTGTGCACAGG GCCATCATCTGTGGCAAAGTTGGACAAGTCCCTGTGCAAAAAATTTTAAGGAATGGGCATACAGTAACCGTTTTTACTGTTGGAACTGGTGGCATGTTTGACCAGAGGGTAATTGGGCCTAAGGATTTGCCAAAGCCAGCTCAGTGGCACCGCATAGCTGTCCATAATGACTACTTAAGTGCTTATGCTGTTCAGAAGCTGGTGAAGAA TGTTAATGATCAAGTCAAAAACATACCTGAGATATGTGTTCGACGTGATG GCAAGATTCAATTGGTTAAATCTGGGGACAGTGCTGCTAACATATCATTAGATGAACTAA GAGAAGGACTGTTCTAG